The following are from one region of the Dromaius novaehollandiae isolate bDroNov1 chromosome 26, bDroNov1.hap1, whole genome shotgun sequence genome:
- the PDLIM2 gene encoding PDZ and LIM domain protein 2, with amino-acid sequence MSVTVTLAGPAPWGFRITGGRDFGKRIAVSQVAERGKAAAGGLRPGDVIVSINGESAAEMLNVEAQNKIKQSPGQLRLQVERCPAPSPGHANGESSAERLAARFQDAVRTREESRGSLRSSYSSPASLSPRPRSPGSPSPGAAGSRSPPPGAPEVPCPPGLPQERGRRSSSPGPVLPPPNRPPSPGLWAPPSPWAPAGRASPSRDSPGSEPAARRFEGDSEVFKMLQENRELRAAPRQSSTFRLLQEALEDGGAAGPAAPFPSRLSPGARKPGAAAAPPQLHACEKCGGTIATQAVRIRDGRYRHPSCYACSDCGLSLKMRGHFWVGDELYCEKHARLRYRGPPGGPAAPRAPPS; translated from the exons ATGTCGGTGACGGTGACCCTGGCCGGACCGGCGCCCTGGGGCTTCCGCATCACCGGGGGACGGGACTTCGGGAAGCGCATCGCCGTGTCCCAG GTGGCGGAGCGCGGGAAGGCGGCCGCGGGCGGCCTCCGGCCCGGGGACGTCATCGTCTCCATCAACGGCGAAAGCGCGGCCGAGATGCTCAACGTGGAGGCGCAGAACAAGATCAAGCAGAGCCCCGGGCAGCTGCGGCTGCAGGTGGAGAG gtGCCCGGCGCCGTCTCCCGGCCACGCTAACGGGGAGAGCTCTGCAGAGAGGCTGGCTGCCCGCTTCCAG gacGCGGTGAGGACGCGGGAGGAGAGCCGGGGCTCCCTGAGGTCCTCCTACTCCAGCCCGGCCTCCctcagcccccggccccgcagccccggctctcccagcccgggggccgccggcagccgcag CCCTCCGCCCGGCGCTCCCGAGGTTCCCTGTCCTCCCGGCCTCCCCCAG GAGCGAGGCCGCCGGagcagctccccggggccggTGCTGCCTCCTCCCAACCGCCCGCCGTCGCCGGGGCTctgggcccccccgagcccctggGCACCGGCCGGCCGGGCTTCGCCCTCCCGCGACAG CCCGGGCTCGGAGCCGGCCGCGCGGCGCTTCGAGGGGGACTCGGAGGTCTTCAAGATGCTGCAGGAGAACCGGGAgctgcgggcggccccgcggcagtCCAGCACCTTCCGCctgctgcaggaggccctggaGGACGGCGGCGCAG ccggccccgccgcccccttccccagccgccTCTCGCCCGGCGCCCGCAAGCCCGGCGCGGCAGCCGCGCCGCCCCAGCTGCACGCCTGCGAGAAGTGCGGCGGCACCATCGC CACGCAGGCGGTGAGGATCCGGGACGGCCGCTACCGGCACCCCTCCTGCTACGCCTGCTCCGACTGCGGCCTCAGCCTGAAGATGCGGGGACACTTCTGGGTGGGCGACGAGCTCTACTGCGAGAAGCACGCCCGCCTGCGCTACCGcggccccccgggggggcccgccgccccccgcgcccccccgtcCTGA
- the C26H8orf58 gene encoding uncharacterized protein C8orf58 homolog, with protein MWGGSCAVWKRRGAFGRHGSWEASESCVVQTSTGIYRRLQESPAACPAPMSDEAPEVWGPPEPGSPGSPPPRLGRFPASGRLLKSESEDSGVEMASNEHSPSTPLGSESSFSLDGFQPARGDPEKSRLGEEPAPRERPPRGLSASKKLAQAVQRSRRRRVPRRSPPPLGRRSASTADLEVLARGAEPRGDPGASQELWEPSAEPLEGDGQPEASPPAPGQGLRYLERVCRLLERTAQLQHAHRQLRQQQAAEGRRPAASAPATPALEEPRRSVRARSSSESQAPAERRRSPAPQQRAPRLPEPPPSPRGPAAAMEAGRRGGRWGRLGALLRRGARPA; from the exons ATGTGGGGTGGCTCCTGCGCCGTCTGGAAGAGGAGGGGAGCGTTTGGCCGCC ATGGCTCCTGGGAGGCGTCGGAGAGCTGCGTGGTGCAGACGTCCACCGGCATCTACCGCAGGCTGCAGGAGAGCCCCGCGGCGTGCCCGGCCCCGATGAGCGACGAGGCGCCCGAGGTGTGGGGGCCGCCGGAGCCCGGctcccccggcagccccccgccacgGCTTGGCCGCTTCCCGGCGAGCGGGCGGCTCCTCAAGTCGGAGTCGGAGGACTCCGGGGTGGAGATGGCCAGCAACGAGCACTCGCCCTCCACCCCGCTGGGCTCCGAGAGCAGCTTCTCCCTTGACGGCTTCCAGCCCGCCCGTGGTGACCCGGAGAAGAGCCGCCTCGGCGAGGAGCCGGCGCCGCGTGAGCGGCCTCCCCGCGGCCTCTCGGCCAGCAAGAAGCTGGCGCAGGCCGTGCAGCGCTCGCGGAGGCGGCGGGTGCCCAGGCGCTCCCCACCGCCGCTGGGCCGCCGCAGCGCCAGCACGGCCGACCTGGAGGTGCTGGCTCGGGGGGCAGAGCCCCGGGGGGACCCCGGTGCGTCCCAGGAGCTGTGGGAGCCGAGCGCAGAGCCCCTGGAGGGTGAC GGCCAGCCGGAGGCctcgccgcccgcgccgggccagGGGCTGCGCTACCTGGAGCGCGTCTGCCGGCTGCTGGAGAGGACGGCCCAGCTGCAGCACGCCCACCGGCAGCTCCGGCAGCAGCAGGCGGCGGAGGGCCGTCGGCCCGCGGCCAGCGCCCCGGCCACG CCCGCGCTGGAGGAGCCACGGAGGAGCGTCCGGGCCCGCTCGTCCTCGGAGAGCCAGGCGCCGGCAGAGCGGCGGCGGAGCCCAG CGCCGCAGCAGAGAGCCCCGAggctgccggagccgccgccaTCCCCACGCGGGCCAGCCGCTGCCATGgaggccgggcgccggggcgggcgctggggccgccTCGGGGCGCTGCTGaggcgcggcgcccgccccgcgtaG
- the SORBS3 gene encoding vinexin isoform X1 yields the protein MAGGSPAPGAIPALGSEDVLRFGPRPGEPLVWGPGPPEPPQQLPARLPVIHHRGSNTLNFDFHGPAAPRSAASDWYQMWPAKEAKAPGPTAAVGGTGGPPGCSATWSRDGKRRERRWVKYDGIGPVDETGMPIASRSSVDRPRDWYRSMFQQIHRKLPEPPLDWDAPRRPPGLPNGLDWAGWGDAGTAAEPRSIFDYEPGKSSVLDRPGQPHERPGAVPPPRAQPIEVLLQRELEQLSEELDKDMKAMERRQHRRELDVTLPGWTHGWICARRDARAAGRVHGCVSGWMQAQLDPCTAGRACSVPRAWQDARVAGREPRPSVGSSAWRRRGRGTLGPCLGRRLSGWRLLALPRRELDSLASRRGSASRMINFSLPPPPAPLALGRAPRPLPPPAAPLRPPRRPDPLRPATLPSLPDLGDPAEALRREERKMKAARLKFDFQAESPKELTLRKGDIVYIHKEVDRNWLEGEHHGRVGIFPSNYVEVLPPTEVPKPIKAPTIQVLEYGEALALYNFRGELPVELSFRKGERVCLVRRVDENWYEGRISGTSRHGIFPATYVQVLKEPRVKASAEELPPPAAAASPRVGSPAPQLPAGSPGAPRRAAERGPGEAGGLPSSPRCPAFAAPPSPAAQPREEPPTQPQPPAAAPAEAAPSHNGSEIQWTPYRALYQYRPQNADELELLEGDRVDVMQQCDDGWFVGVSRRTQKFGTFPGNYVAPV from the exons ATGGCTgggggctccccggcccccggcgccatCCCAGCACTCGGCTCGGAGGACGTGCTCCGCTTCGGCCCACGGCCAGGAGAGCCGCTGGTgtggggccccggccccccggagcccccgcaGCAGCTGCCGGCGCGG CTGCCCGTGATCCACCACCGCGGCTCCAACACGCTCAACTTCGATTTCCATGGCCCGGCGGCCCCCCGCAGCGCAG CGAGTGATTGGTACCAGATGTGGCCGGCCAAGGAGGCGAAggcgcccggccccacggcggcggtggggggcacgggggggccgcCCGGCTGTTCGGCCACCTGGAGCAGGGACGGCAagcggcgggagcggcgctggGTGAAGTACGACGGCATCGGGCCGGTGGACGAGACAGGCATGCCCATCGCCTCGCGCTCG AGCGTCGACCGGCCCCGCGACTGGTACCGCAGCATGTTCCAGCAGATCCACCGCAAGCTGCCAG AGCCGCCGCTGGACTGGgacgccccgcgccgcccccccgggctgcccAACGGGCTGGACTG GGCCGGCTGGGGTGacgccggcaccgccgcggagccccgcagCATCTTTGACTACGAGCCGGGCAAGTCCTCGGTCCTGGACCGTCCCGGGCAG CCCCACGAGCGCCCCGGTGCcgtgcccccgccgcgggcccagCCCATCGAG GTGCTGCTGCAGCGGGAGCTGGAGCAGCTCAGCGAGGAGCTCGACAAGGACATGAAGGCCATGGAGAGGCGGCAGCATCGCCGCGAG CTGGATGTGACCCTGCCTGGCTGGACGCACGGCTGGATTTGTGCACGGCGGGATGCACGCGCAGCTGGACGTGTGCACGGCTGCGTGTCCGGATGGATGCAAGCGCAGCTGGATCCGTGCACGGCGGGACGTGCTTGCAGCGTGCCGCGAGCGTGGCAGGACGCGCGGGTGGCCGGACGGGAGCCTCGGCCCAGCGTGGGCAGCAGCGCATGGCGACGGCGTGGCCGCGGGACGCTAGGACCCTGCCTGGGCCGGCGGCTCTCCGGCTGGCGGTTATTGGCTCTGCCTCGCCGGGAGCTGGACTCCCTCGCTTCCCGCCGAGGCTCGGCCTCTCGGATGAttaatttttctcttcccccccctcccgcTCCTCTGGCGCTCGGcagagccccgcggccgctcccgccgcccgccgccccgctccggcctCCCCGGCGGCCCG ACCCGCTGCGGCCGGCGACCCTGCCCAGCCTGCCGGACCTCGGGGACCCCGCGGAGGCgctgaggagggaggagaggaag ATGAAAGCCGCTCGCCTCAAGTTCGACTTCCAAGCCGAGTCCCCCaa GGAGCTGACGCTGCGGAAGGGCGACATCGTCTACATCCACAAAGAGGTGGACAGGAACTGGCTGGAGGGCGAGCACCACGGCCGCGTGGGCATCTTCCCCTCCAACTACGTGGAG GTCCTGCCGCCCACGGAGGTGCCCAAGCCCATCAAGGCGCCCACCATCCAGGTGCTGGAGTACGGCGAGGCCCTGGCCCTCTACAACTTCCGCGGAGAGCTGCCCGTGGAGCTCTCCTTCCGCAAG GGCGAGCGGGTCTGCCTGGTGCGCCGGGTGGACGAGAACTGGTACGAGGGGCGCATCTCCGGCACCAGCCGCCACGGCATCTTCCCGGCCACCTACGTGCAGGTGCTGAAGGAGCCGCGGGTGAAGGCCAGCGCCGAGgagctcccgccgcccgccgccgccgccagcccccgcgTCGGCTCCCCGGCgccgcagctccccgccggctccCCCGGTGCTCCACGGCGGGCGGCCGAGCGGGGCcctggggaggcgggggggctgCCGTCCTCGCCCCGCTGCCCTGCCTTCGCTGCCCCCCCATCCCCGGCCGCCCAGCCCCGCGAGGAGCCCCCCACCCAG ccccagccgcccgccgccgcccccgccgaggccGCCCCCTCCCACAACGGCTCCGAGATCCAGTGGACCCC gTACCGGGCGCTCTACCAGTACCGGCCCCAAAACGCCGacgagctggagctgctggagggcgACCGGGTGGACGTGATGCAGCAGTGCGACGACGGCTGGTTCGTGG gTGTATCCAGAAGGACGCAGAAATTCGGCACTTTCCCCGGGAATTACGTGGCGCCGGTGTGA
- the SORBS3 gene encoding vinexin isoform X2 translates to MAGGSPAPGAIPALGSEDVLRFGPRPGEPLVWGPGPPEPPQQLPARLPVIHHRGSNTLNFDFHGPAAPRSAASDWYQMWPAKEAKAPGPTAAVGGTGGPPGCSATWSRDGKRRERRWVKYDGIGPVDETGMPIASRSSVDRPRDWYRSMFQQIHRKLPEPPLDWDAPRRPPGLPNGLDWAGWGDAGTAAEPRSIFDYEPGKSSVLDRPGQPHERPGAVPPPRAQPIEVLLQRELEQLSEELDKDMKAMERRQHRRESPAAAPAARRPAPASPAARSPPPRRLQTPAARPPASPGMERAGPGLGSDRSRAAPGRDPLRPATLPSLPDLGDPAEALRREERKMKAARLKFDFQAESPKELTLRKGDIVYIHKEVDRNWLEGEHHGRVGIFPSNYVEVLPPTEVPKPIKAPTIQVLEYGEALALYNFRGELPVELSFRKGERVCLVRRVDENWYEGRISGTSRHGIFPATYVQVLKEPRVKASAEELPPPAAAASPRVGSPAPQLPAGSPGAPRRAAERGPGEAGGLPSSPRCPAFAAPPSPAAQPREEPPTQPQPPAAAPAEAAPSHNGSEIQWTPYRALYQYRPQNADELELLEGDRVDVMQQCDDGWFVGVSRRTQKFGTFPGNYVAPV, encoded by the exons ATGGCTgggggctccccggcccccggcgccatCCCAGCACTCGGCTCGGAGGACGTGCTCCGCTTCGGCCCACGGCCAGGAGAGCCGCTGGTgtggggccccggccccccggagcccccgcaGCAGCTGCCGGCGCGG CTGCCCGTGATCCACCACCGCGGCTCCAACACGCTCAACTTCGATTTCCATGGCCCGGCGGCCCCCCGCAGCGCAG CGAGTGATTGGTACCAGATGTGGCCGGCCAAGGAGGCGAAggcgcccggccccacggcggcggtggggggcacgggggggccgcCCGGCTGTTCGGCCACCTGGAGCAGGGACGGCAagcggcgggagcggcgctggGTGAAGTACGACGGCATCGGGCCGGTGGACGAGACAGGCATGCCCATCGCCTCGCGCTCG AGCGTCGACCGGCCCCGCGACTGGTACCGCAGCATGTTCCAGCAGATCCACCGCAAGCTGCCAG AGCCGCCGCTGGACTGGgacgccccgcgccgcccccccgggctgcccAACGGGCTGGACTG GGCCGGCTGGGGTGacgccggcaccgccgcggagccccgcagCATCTTTGACTACGAGCCGGGCAAGTCCTCGGTCCTGGACCGTCCCGGGCAG CCCCACGAGCGCCCCGGTGCcgtgcccccgccgcgggcccagCCCATCGAG GTGCTGCTGCAGCGGGAGCTGGAGCAGCTCAGCGAGGAGCTCGACAAGGACATGAAGGCCATGGAGAGGCGGCAGCATCGCCGCGAG agccccgcggccgctcccgccgcccgccgccccgctccggcctCCCCGGCGGCCCG gagccccccgccccgccggctgcagacccccgccgcccgcccgcccgccagccccggcATGGAGCGAGCCGGCCCGGGGCTGGGCAGCGACCGCAGCCGGGCGGCCCCCGGCCGAG ACCCGCTGCGGCCGGCGACCCTGCCCAGCCTGCCGGACCTCGGGGACCCCGCGGAGGCgctgaggagggaggagaggaag ATGAAAGCCGCTCGCCTCAAGTTCGACTTCCAAGCCGAGTCCCCCaa GGAGCTGACGCTGCGGAAGGGCGACATCGTCTACATCCACAAAGAGGTGGACAGGAACTGGCTGGAGGGCGAGCACCACGGCCGCGTGGGCATCTTCCCCTCCAACTACGTGGAG GTCCTGCCGCCCACGGAGGTGCCCAAGCCCATCAAGGCGCCCACCATCCAGGTGCTGGAGTACGGCGAGGCCCTGGCCCTCTACAACTTCCGCGGAGAGCTGCCCGTGGAGCTCTCCTTCCGCAAG GGCGAGCGGGTCTGCCTGGTGCGCCGGGTGGACGAGAACTGGTACGAGGGGCGCATCTCCGGCACCAGCCGCCACGGCATCTTCCCGGCCACCTACGTGCAGGTGCTGAAGGAGCCGCGGGTGAAGGCCAGCGCCGAGgagctcccgccgcccgccgccgccgccagcccccgcgTCGGCTCCCCGGCgccgcagctccccgccggctccCCCGGTGCTCCACGGCGGGCGGCCGAGCGGGGCcctggggaggcgggggggctgCCGTCCTCGCCCCGCTGCCCTGCCTTCGCTGCCCCCCCATCCCCGGCCGCCCAGCCCCGCGAGGAGCCCCCCACCCAG ccccagccgcccgccgccgcccccgccgaggccGCCCCCTCCCACAACGGCTCCGAGATCCAGTGGACCCC gTACCGGGCGCTCTACCAGTACCGGCCCCAAAACGCCGacgagctggagctgctggagggcgACCGGGTGGACGTGATGCAGCAGTGCGACGACGGCTGGTTCGTGG gTGTATCCAGAAGGACGCAGAAATTCGGCACTTTCCCCGGGAATTACGTGGCGCCGGTGTGA